The DNA segment TAAAAGATGCAATGGAACATCCTGAAAAAGAAGAATATCAAAACTTCACCATTCGAGTATCTGGCTACGCGGTCAAATTCATAGATCTGACCCGCGAACAACAGTTAGATGTAATAGCACGACATGCACATGAAACCATGTGATGATACCAGAATAAAAAGACCCGATTAGAGATAAGGGCCAAAAAGAAAGGTTGTGATTCGATGAATACAAACAATCAGATCAAGGGAGCAGTACACTCTATCGAGAGTTTTGGTTCGGTTGATGGCCCGGGTGTCCGTTTCGTCGTATTTTTGCAGGGCTGCCGCATGCGCTGTCAGTTCTGCCACAACCCGGATACCTGGTCCATGGATTCTGAGAATATGGTATCGGCCGATGCACTCTTAGAACGTGCTCTCCGCTATCGTACCTACTGGGGAAACGACGGCGGTATCACAGTCAGCGGCGGAGAACCTTTGCTCCAGATTGATTTCCTGATTGAATTCTTTCAAAGGGCTAAAAAAGCAGGCGTCCATACAGTCATTGATACTGCCGGAAGCGTTTTCAGCCGAAATGAAACCTTCCTGAAAAAGTTCCGTACACTTATGGACGTCACAGATTTGATTCTTCTTGATATCAAGGAAATTGATGATAAAAGGCATAAAGTACTGACCGGATGCAGCAACCGAAGCATTCTCGATATGGCCGGATACCTTTCCGAAATTGATAAACCTGTCTGGATTCGTCATGTTCTCGTACCTGAGCGTAACGACTATGATGAGGATCTGGTACGGCTGGACCAATTCGTATCATCACTTGGAAATGTAAAAAGATTTGAGGTACTGCCTTACCACACAATGGGAATCTATAAATGGAAAGAACTGGGTATTCCTTATCAGTTAAAGACAATACAACCGCCGACACAAGAACGTGTGGAAAATGCAAATAAGCTGCTTCACACAGCATCCTATATAGGATACCTCAATAAATCCGATCAATAAGTTATTCTTATCATATGTCAAACATTTGTTGAGAGTTCTTTAGCAATTCTTAATCTTTTGGTCATACTTTCAACACATATTTTTACTATACTAGATCTTGGATAGTTGATAACCACTCACTATCTCCCCCCTCATTTTAAGAAAGCGGTCTGCATCCATGCAGGCCGCTTTTTATGATATCCAGTAGAAACATATCATGATGTTGGGGTCAAAAGTAATTTGACCCCTTATGATACACGGATTGTTACGCTCTTCGAGCTCTCACAAGTCTCCGCTCCGCTTC comes from the Blautia liquoris genome and includes:
- the pflA gene encoding pyruvate formate-lyase-activating protein encodes the protein MNTNNQIKGAVHSIESFGSVDGPGVRFVVFLQGCRMRCQFCHNPDTWSMDSENMVSADALLERALRYRTYWGNDGGITVSGGEPLLQIDFLIEFFQRAKKAGVHTVIDTAGSVFSRNETFLKKFRTLMDVTDLILLDIKEIDDKRHKVLTGCSNRSILDMAGYLSEIDKPVWIRHVLVPERNDYDEDLVRLDQFVSSLGNVKRFEVLPYHTMGIYKWKELGIPYQLKTIQPPTQERVENANKLLHTASYIGYLNKSDQ